A genomic window from Solanum dulcamara chromosome 11, daSolDulc1.2, whole genome shotgun sequence includes:
- the LOC129872744 gene encoding nuclear pore complex protein NUP98A-like — translation MHPVNWDDDKDVDGIMPKFHRVNYYTVPPMEELISKEKEEAGFCCHVKDFCGRKTWVIVYMDESKKPPVGLALNKPAEITLINVRCINKSTGKEYRDGPMVNKYRDMLLKKTIKHDAEFVSYDPVEGKWKFRVSHF, via the exons ATGCATCCTGTTAATTGGGACGATGATAAGGATGTTGATGGCATAATGCCGAAGTTCCATCGTGTTAATTACTACACAGTTCCTCCTATGGAGGAGTTGATATCAAAGGAGAAGGAAGAAGCTGGTTTTTGTTGCCACGTGAAGGACTTTTGTGGTAGGAAGACATGG GTGATAGTCTATATGGATGAGAGCAAGAAACCTCCAGTTGGACTAGCCCTCAACAAGCCAGCTGAGATAACTCTTATCAATGTCAGATGCATCAACAAATCGACTGGAAAAGAGTACAGAGATGGACCAATGGTCAATAAGTACAGAGATATGCTACTTAAGAAAACAATAAAGCACGATGCAGAATTTGTTTCTTATGATCCAGTGGAAGGGAAGTGGAAATTTAGGGTGTCACACTTCTAA
- the LOC129872745 gene encoding nuclear pore complex protein NUP98A-like, whose amino-acid sequence MYSVLFDLLLCIYNLGSPKRVLHSLKSAFAKNRPCASQCLLQNCCEDDLLCTRASPSPLQLLSSGFGIHPSSLNKSNASDGSFKLPRYISGPDVYTVKIFQYFWILEEVEQHHTLHLLVKVAVRIELYSSPKMLKLLISYGPHVCNAATNATSGQTENVSPGLSTLPAFGRKYDVNRVANEPLLLSKDVNVSDSSILGYPRALAFGVPSNSSHVGTPRFDSYSFGQPAVYMSGSKGNESTTPLLKSSGFGKSAFGINQKGSRTTSYIASPEIDSIRPGGANIQSICGMQTYQDKSHDVLRFEDYQLGDKGTLASNAATNATSGQTQNISPGSSTLQTFGKKYDVNSVANEPLMWSRDANVSGSSIFGSLKPTSFGVSSNSHFGTPRFDSYSFGQAAVSMSGSKGLLYCPFSHVLEQMI is encoded by the exons ATGTACTCTGTCCTGTTTGATCTTTTGCTTTGCATATATAATCTTGGAAGCCCAAAGAGGGTCTTGCATTCTCTGAAAAGTGCCTTTGCTAAGAATCGCCCTTGTGCATCCCAGTGTCTTCTTCAAAATTGTTG TGAGGATGACCTGCTTTGCACACGTGCTTCTCCTTCCCCATTGCAGCTGTTGTCCAGTGGGTTTGGGATTCATCCGAGTTCCCTTAATAAATCGAATGCAAGTGATGGTTCATTCAAGCTCCCAAGATACATCTCAGGTCCTGATGTTTACACAGTGAAG atctttcaatatttttgGATATT AGAGGAAGTAGAACAACATCATACATTGCATCTCCTTGTGAAAGTAGCTGTGCGCATTGAGCTGTACTCTTCTCCAAAAATGTTAAAA CTATTGATTTCTTATG GACCACATGTCTGTAATGCAGCAACGAATGCTACATCTGGTCAAACAGAAAACGTATCTCCGGGCTTGTCCACTTTACCGGCATTTGGAAGGAAATATGACGTTAATCGTGTAGCCAATGAACCTCTGTTGTTGTCCAAGGATGTCAATGTCTCAGACTCCTCCATTCTTGGATATCCAAGAGCTCTTGCATTTGGTGTTCCAAGCAACTCCTCACACGTTGGCACCCCAAGATTTGATTCCTATTCCTTTGGCCAACCAGCAGTATACATGTCAGGGAGCAAAG GAAACGAAAGTACAACACCTTTGCTCAAGAGCTCTGGTTTTGGAAAGTCTGCATTTGGTATTAATCAGAAAGGAAGTAGAACAACATCATACATTGCATCTCCAGAGATAGATAGTATAAGACCCGGTGGTGCAAACATTCAATCCATTTGTGGAATGCAGACTTATCAAGATAAAAGCCATGACGTGTTGAGGTTTGAGGACTACCAGTTAGGTGATAAAG GAACATTAGCCTCTAATGCAGCAACGAATGCTACATCTGGTCAAACACAAAACATATCTCCGGGCTCATCCACTTTACAAACATTTGGAAAGAAATATGACGTTAACAGCGTGGCCAATGAACCTCTGATGTGGTCCAGGGATGCCAATGTCTCAGGCTCCTCCATATTTGGATCTCTAAAACCTACTTCATTTGGTGTTTCAAGCAACTCACACTTTGGCACCCCAAGATTTGATTCCTATTCCTTCGGCCAAGCAGCAGTATCCATGTCAGGGAGCAAAGGTTTACTTTACTGTCCATTTTCTCATGTATTGGAGCAGATGATATAA